In Myxococcus stipitatus, the following are encoded in one genomic region:
- a CDS encoding lysylphosphatidylglycerol synthase transmembrane domain-containing protein, with translation MDEGLSDARMGQVTAASSSRRHGLWGWLPGVVLLVAFSVFVVARFGEEKQFALMLKRARPEWLLCAAALQVLSYLIMAACWRLVLGMAKVKPPWFRTAGLSVMKLSFDQLVPTAGIGGSVVVMKGLQSEGAPPRIATAALLVDMVSFYIAHAIAVAIAIVTLWLHAALHAAILGLATAFAVLACAVPFAILWLTRHGGWKPPRWARRIPGLSSLLESISQVPPELVRDRWLLVRATALQLGVFVADALTLECMLRAVGHPVGFANVFAAFMLATLVMTLSIIPGGVGTFEATAVGTLASLGVPVEVSLTAVLLLRGFTLWLPLPLGVVFLHRMLGMRLGDVMARPRKESASAPAVSPTQSHA, from the coding sequence GTGGATGAAGGACTCTCGGACGCGAGGATGGGGCAGGTGACGGCGGCGAGCTCCTCGCGCCGTCACGGCCTCTGGGGCTGGCTGCCGGGCGTGGTGCTGCTCGTGGCCTTCAGCGTGTTCGTGGTGGCGCGCTTCGGAGAGGAGAAGCAGTTCGCGCTCATGTTGAAGCGCGCGAGGCCGGAGTGGCTCTTGTGCGCCGCCGCGCTTCAAGTGCTCTCATACCTCATCATGGCCGCATGCTGGCGGTTGGTGCTGGGCATGGCGAAGGTGAAGCCGCCCTGGTTCCGCACCGCGGGCCTGTCGGTGATGAAGCTCTCGTTCGACCAGCTGGTCCCCACCGCGGGCATTGGTGGCTCGGTGGTGGTGATGAAGGGCCTTCAGAGTGAAGGCGCTCCTCCGCGAATCGCCACGGCCGCGCTGCTGGTGGACATGGTGTCGTTCTACATCGCGCATGCCATCGCGGTGGCCATCGCCATCGTGACGCTGTGGCTCCATGCGGCGCTGCATGCGGCCATCCTCGGGCTGGCCACGGCCTTCGCGGTGCTCGCGTGTGCGGTGCCGTTCGCCATCCTCTGGCTGACGCGGCATGGAGGGTGGAAGCCGCCGCGGTGGGCGCGTCGCATCCCCGGGCTCTCCTCGCTGTTGGAGTCCATCTCCCAGGTCCCTCCCGAGCTCGTGCGGGACCGGTGGCTCCTGGTGCGCGCCACCGCGTTGCAGTTGGGAGTCTTCGTCGCGGATGCCCTCACGCTGGAGTGCATGCTGCGCGCGGTGGGGCACCCGGTGGGCTTCGCGAATGTGTTCGCCGCCTTCATGCTGGCCACGCTGGTGATGACCCTCAGCATCATCCCTGGAGGCGTGGGGACCTTCGAGGCCACCGCCGTGGGGACGCTGGCATCGTTGGGGGTGCCGGTGGAGGTATCGCTGACGGCGGTGCTGTTGTTGCGGGGTTTCACCTTGTGGTTGCCGCTGCCCTTGGGCGTGGTGTTCCTCCATCGGATGTTGGGGATGCGGTTGGGCGATGTGATGGCGCGTCCTCGGAAGGAATCCGCGTCCGCGCCCGCGGTGTCGCCGACGCAGAGCCATGCGTGA
- a CDS encoding class I SAM-dependent methyltransferase: MEKRTDWYEHPEYYEAIFGTDTVREMDFLQALSARHGTGGSRWLEPACGAGRLVEEAARRGLKVTGYDISEAMLEHARKRLTPAERRRVKLAPSRMEEFFVPELEGQVDVAHNLVSTFRYLDSEAAALAHLKGTRRLLKPDGLYVLGFHLTDYARTTPEHERWLGQVGKDKVVCNTHEGLPERRARRSPMRNRLRITGPGKDWLIETTWYFRTYDNAQARKLFRAAGLNVVAEYNFDYDLETPEKRGSRRLDRVFVLKPEPVSADAQPRLEAPEAGPTPVKKRASAKTPARQRR; the protein is encoded by the coding sequence ATGGAAAAACGCACCGACTGGTATGAGCACCCGGAGTACTACGAGGCCATCTTCGGCACGGACACGGTGCGCGAGATGGACTTCCTCCAGGCGTTGAGCGCGCGGCATGGCACGGGAGGCTCCAGGTGGTTGGAGCCCGCGTGTGGCGCGGGACGGCTGGTCGAGGAGGCGGCCCGTCGGGGGCTGAAGGTCACCGGCTACGACATCTCCGAGGCGATGCTCGAACATGCGCGCAAGCGGCTGACGCCCGCGGAGCGCCGCCGGGTGAAGCTGGCTCCGTCCCGCATGGAGGAGTTCTTCGTGCCGGAGTTGGAGGGGCAGGTGGATGTCGCGCACAACCTGGTCTCCACCTTCCGGTATCTCGACAGCGAGGCGGCGGCGCTCGCGCACTTGAAGGGGACCCGGCGACTGCTCAAGCCGGACGGGCTCTACGTGTTGGGCTTCCACCTCACCGACTACGCGAGGACGACGCCCGAACATGAGCGTTGGCTGGGGCAGGTGGGGAAGGACAAGGTGGTCTGCAACACGCACGAGGGATTGCCGGAGCGGCGGGCCCGGCGCTCACCCATGCGCAACCGGCTGCGAATCACAGGGCCGGGCAAGGACTGGCTCATCGAGACCACGTGGTACTTCCGCACGTACGACAACGCGCAGGCACGCAAGCTCTTCCGTGCCGCGGGGCTGAACGTCGTGGCCGAGTACAACTTCGACTACGACCTGGAGACACCCGAGAAGCGAGGCAGCCGCAGGTTGGACCGGGTCTTCGTGCTGAAGCCAGAGCCTGTCTCGGCCGATGCACAGCCGCGACTCGAGGCCCCCGAGGCCGGGCCGACGCCCGTGAAGAAGCGGGCCTCGGCGAAGACGCCTGCCCGTCAACGACGCTGA
- a CDS encoding TfuA-like protein: MRVFIFTGPTLRPEDARQELEAVYLPPVQQGDIYRATLEKPVALGIIDGFFEHVPAVWHKEILWAMSEGIHVFGAASMGALRASELVSFGMEGVGAIFEDFHRGVLEDDDEVAVAHASEEDGWRPLSEAMVNLRATLSAAHAAGVVSDGTRAGLERLAKSLFYVERAWPTLLTRGAREGLPEVELTALKAWLPRGRVDAKRADAVAMLQTIRARIEEGLAPKETRFPFQHTDAWEEARRRAGRQRLRPTGNPSEGVAPEALLDELRLRGGLKDARRASMARALAVEEARRLGRVPDAVELHVTEATLRQERQLTPETFERWKAEQHVDDPERLLRDESHVRWVETLFEPDVLRHLADHLRLTGQYGELLLRARDKEAVLEEAGLSMPRLEDAGITEPSLWAWYFEEHQGRMVPGALEQAAREEGFPDVASMRRAALRELCYVLAKAGAGA; encoded by the coding sequence ATGAGGGTGTTCATCTTCACCGGCCCCACGCTGCGCCCCGAGGACGCCCGCCAGGAGCTCGAGGCCGTGTATCTGCCTCCCGTGCAGCAAGGGGACATCTACCGGGCGACGCTCGAGAAGCCGGTGGCCCTGGGCATCATCGACGGCTTCTTCGAGCATGTGCCCGCCGTGTGGCACAAGGAGATCCTCTGGGCCATGTCGGAAGGCATCCATGTCTTCGGCGCGGCGAGCATGGGTGCGCTGCGGGCCTCGGAGCTGGTCTCCTTCGGGATGGAGGGTGTCGGCGCCATCTTCGAGGACTTCCATCGAGGCGTGCTCGAGGACGATGACGAAGTGGCGGTGGCACACGCGAGCGAGGAGGACGGCTGGCGCCCGCTGTCCGAAGCCATGGTGAACCTCCGCGCCACGCTGTCGGCCGCACATGCGGCCGGCGTGGTGAGCGATGGCACGCGGGCCGGGCTCGAACGGCTGGCCAAGTCGCTGTTCTACGTGGAGCGCGCCTGGCCGACCTTGTTGACGCGAGGTGCTCGCGAGGGACTTCCCGAGGTGGAGCTGACGGCGCTCAAGGCGTGGTTGCCCCGCGGCCGGGTGGACGCGAAGCGCGCGGATGCCGTGGCGATGTTGCAGACGATTCGGGCACGCATCGAGGAGGGGCTTGCGCCGAAGGAGACGCGCTTCCCCTTTCAACACACGGATGCCTGGGAGGAAGCGCGGCGGCGCGCGGGCAGACAGCGACTGCGTCCCACGGGGAACCCCTCGGAGGGCGTGGCGCCGGAGGCACTGCTCGATGAGCTGCGCCTGCGCGGCGGCCTGAAGGACGCGCGGCGGGCCAGCATGGCGCGGGCGCTCGCGGTGGAGGAGGCTCGGAGGCTGGGGCGTGTTCCCGATGCGGTGGAGCTCCACGTGACGGAGGCCACGCTGCGCCAGGAGCGGCAGCTCACCCCCGAGACTTTCGAGCGGTGGAAAGCAGAGCAACACGTCGACGACCCCGAGCGCCTGCTCCGGGATGAGTCCCACGTGCGATGGGTGGAGACACTCTTCGAGCCCGATGTCCTGCGCCACCTGGCGGACCACCTGCGACTGACGGGCCAGTACGGTGAGCTGCTGCTCCGCGCACGAGACAAAGAGGCGGTGCTCGAGGAGGCGGGGCTGTCGATGCCGCGACTCGAGGACGCGGGCATCACCGAGCCATCACTCTGGGCCTGGTACTTCGAGGAGCACCAGGGCCGGATGGTGCCAGGGGCACTCGAGCAAGCCGCCCGGGAAGAGGGCTTCCCGGACGTGGCCTCCATGCGCCGGGCCGCGCTGCGGGAGCTGTGTTACGTCCTCGCGAAGGCCGGCGCTGGGGCCTGA
- a CDS encoding YcaO-like family protein: MRTDSVDSPVVGSAPGTAKHFRQGTHRTVSPEETLERVRRLMPVLGITRIANVTGLDTLGIPVVMVTRPNARSLAVSQGKGLTLAAAKASGLMESVEGFHAEHITLPLKLATYNELRFRSPMVDVAGLPRLSVSLFHPNWRMLWVEGVDLLGGGPLWLPFDLVHTDFTLPLPTGSGAFLMSSNGLASGNHVLEATLHGLCEVVERDATALWHVRGEQAQAGTRLDLSSVDDSACREVLETYARAGVAVGVWETTSDVGVPAFTCYIVDQERESPRPVAVAGGMGCHPSRGVALLRALTEAAQSRLTRICGARDDLHRKAYEEAREGVAADRLRKRLQEEKPVRRFQDAPHQDASTMEEDLAWVLAKLRAAGVTQVVAVELTKPELGIPVVRVVVPGLEPTHEAPGYVPGPRALRIIRGIGT, translated from the coding sequence ATGCGCACAGACTCCGTGGACTCCCCCGTCGTCGGCTCCGCCCCCGGTACCGCCAAGCACTTCCGCCAAGGCACGCACCGGACGGTCTCCCCCGAGGAGACCCTGGAGCGTGTGCGGCGACTGATGCCCGTCCTCGGTATCACCCGCATCGCCAACGTCACGGGCCTGGATACCCTCGGCATTCCCGTGGTGATGGTGACGCGGCCCAACGCGCGCTCGCTGGCGGTGTCCCAAGGCAAGGGGCTCACGCTGGCGGCCGCGAAGGCATCGGGACTGATGGAGTCCGTGGAGGGCTTCCACGCCGAGCACATCACCCTGCCCTTGAAGCTGGCCACGTACAACGAGCTGCGCTTCCGCTCGCCCATGGTCGACGTGGCGGGACTGCCTCGCCTGTCGGTGAGCCTGTTCCATCCCAACTGGCGGATGCTGTGGGTGGAGGGCGTGGACCTGTTGGGCGGTGGCCCGCTGTGGCTGCCGTTCGACCTGGTGCACACCGACTTCACGCTGCCCCTGCCCACCGGGAGCGGCGCGTTCCTCATGAGCAGCAACGGGCTGGCCTCGGGGAATCATGTGCTCGAGGCCACCCTGCATGGCCTGTGTGAAGTGGTGGAGCGGGATGCCACCGCGCTCTGGCATGTCCGCGGAGAGCAGGCGCAAGCAGGGACGCGGCTGGACCTGTCGTCGGTGGATGACTCCGCGTGCCGCGAGGTGCTGGAAACCTACGCACGTGCCGGTGTGGCCGTGGGCGTCTGGGAGACGACCAGCGACGTGGGTGTGCCCGCGTTCACCTGTTACATCGTCGACCAGGAGCGCGAGTCCCCGCGGCCCGTCGCCGTCGCCGGGGGCATGGGCTGTCACCCCTCGCGGGGAGTGGCGTTGCTGCGCGCGCTGACGGAGGCCGCGCAGAGCCGGCTCACTCGCATCTGCGGCGCTCGCGATGACCTGCACCGCAAGGCGTATGAAGAGGCACGAGAAGGGGTGGCGGCGGACCGGCTCCGGAAGCGGCTGCAAGAAGAGAAACCGGTGCGCCGCTTCCAGGACGCGCCCCATCAGGACGCGAGCACCATGGAGGAAGACCTCGCGTGGGTGCTGGCGAAGCTGCGCGCCGCGGGTGTGACGCAAGTGGTCGCCGTGGAGCTGACGAAGCCCGAGCTGGGCATTCCCGTGGTGCGCGTGGTGGTCCCTGGGCTGGAGCCCACGCATGAAGCTCCAGGCTATGTCCCCGGGCCGCGCGCGCTGCGAATCATTCGAGGGATTGGGACATGA
- a CDS encoding serine/threonine-protein kinase PknK, translating into MGPYELLEVLGQGGMGVVYRGWDPNTGEAVAVKTVRAASEVPLASIRREIHALRRLRHAGVVRIVAEGVTDGLPWYAMELLRGQTLRSATTAPPPGPLDATRLHETLTVMRRLCSALAFLHANGLVHRDLKPENVFLRPDGTPVLVDFGIAARFGGSRGRETLDVSGAVVGSDTYMAPEQLRGDYVDARADLYALGCILYEQLTGRPPFIPGREGPLPHQHLHLTPVPPSLRVEGLPAALDALVLKMLAKRPQDRPGYAEDVSSALESLGAKEGEEGATTAPRTPAYLYRPDLAGRVGELGKLMDALDAAARGQGGRVFLGGESGAGKTRLALELASEAAWRRMAVVTGECVPVGTGGVELHAAPLHPLRPLLLSVADRCNERGAEETSRLLGPRGRVLAAYEPSLAQLPGQREQPEPPPLPAPEARLRVLAALRETLRAFAEVQPLLLVLDDLQWADELTVSFLQELDARHLSSRPVLLVGTYRMDETGESLRAVVGAPDAVRVEVGRLDATSAGKMVRGMLALREVPGPFVDALVRETSGNPFFIAEYLRAAIDAGLLFRAPSGEWLFEAQGSAGSRPLPLPSSIAELIERRLADLGADGRTLAEVASVLGRELDGELLLATAALPESAGLEAVEELRRRQVLEESGGGRLRFVHDKLREVAYARISTERRRSLHHRCAEGLELREAGAASSHLPHAAGLAHHWSRAEVPDRASHWFARAGDAARAAYANGDAITFYEAAVREASASETNAHASPANAPPLALDMVWEGLGEVLALTGRQDDARQAFQEALARIEQSQRVRRANVLRKVGKSLQTHHQNEEALRIYAQAQAELGPMPDDVSSTPGHVEAAWWHEWVQLQGERITVHYWLAQLDAMRALVEGVRPVMRAHGTPLQRARFFNSLVQMQLRSERYQASKETVAHARAYAEAALESEGDAEHAGARCVVAMVLLFHGALDEAQSWMEESLKGAERLGDVTLQTRCLTYLTVILRLRGQVKAVDESSARSLELASRSGMADYAGAAHAHRAWVAWRAQDRAQAREEATEALRLWQSLSLVYPFQWLALWPLLAVELEAGQVHEALEQARAMLAHQQQRLPDELTQPLQAALEHPDARSALLQASDVARRLGYL; encoded by the coding sequence ATGGGCCCCTACGAGCTCCTGGAAGTGCTCGGCCAAGGGGGCATGGGCGTTGTCTACCGAGGTTGGGACCCCAACACCGGCGAGGCCGTCGCGGTGAAGACGGTCCGCGCGGCCTCCGAAGTCCCCCTCGCCAGCATCCGTCGGGAAATTCACGCATTACGACGTTTGAGGCACGCAGGGGTGGTGCGCATCGTCGCGGAGGGCGTCACGGACGGACTGCCCTGGTACGCGATGGAGCTGCTCCGGGGCCAGACGCTGCGAAGCGCGACCACCGCTCCGCCGCCGGGGCCGCTGGACGCGACGCGCCTGCATGAAACGCTCACGGTGATGCGGCGGCTGTGCTCGGCGCTGGCGTTCCTTCATGCGAACGGGCTGGTGCATCGGGACCTGAAGCCGGAGAACGTCTTCCTCCGGCCGGATGGGACACCGGTCCTCGTGGACTTCGGCATCGCCGCGCGCTTTGGCGGCTCGAGGGGACGCGAGACGCTCGACGTCAGCGGCGCGGTGGTGGGCAGCGACACGTACATGGCGCCAGAGCAACTGCGTGGCGATTACGTGGACGCCCGCGCGGACCTCTATGCGTTGGGGTGCATCCTCTACGAGCAGCTCACCGGCAGGCCGCCTTTCATTCCGGGACGCGAAGGGCCCTTGCCGCATCAACACCTGCACCTGACACCGGTGCCTCCGTCGCTGCGAGTGGAGGGGCTGCCCGCGGCGTTGGATGCGCTGGTCCTGAAGATGCTCGCCAAGCGCCCGCAGGACCGGCCGGGCTATGCGGAGGATGTGTCGTCCGCGCTGGAGTCCCTGGGCGCGAAGGAAGGTGAGGAAGGAGCCACCACGGCGCCGCGCACGCCGGCCTATCTCTATCGGCCGGACCTCGCCGGGCGCGTGGGAGAGCTCGGCAAGCTGATGGATGCGCTGGACGCGGCGGCTCGAGGCCAGGGCGGCCGCGTCTTCCTCGGTGGGGAGAGCGGTGCGGGCAAGACGCGGCTCGCGTTGGAGCTGGCCTCGGAAGCGGCGTGGCGGCGCATGGCGGTGGTGACGGGCGAGTGTGTTCCCGTGGGCACGGGGGGCGTGGAGCTCCACGCGGCGCCGCTGCATCCGCTGCGTCCGTTGCTGCTCTCGGTCGCGGACCGCTGCAATGAACGAGGCGCGGAAGAGACATCGCGGCTCCTGGGCCCGCGAGGGCGCGTGCTCGCCGCGTACGAGCCATCCCTGGCGCAGCTCCCAGGTCAGCGCGAGCAACCCGAGCCCCCTCCCCTGCCCGCCCCCGAGGCACGTCTGCGCGTGCTGGCCGCGCTGCGGGAGACGCTCCGCGCCTTCGCGGAGGTGCAGCCGCTGCTCCTGGTGCTGGACGACCTTCAGTGGGCGGACGAGCTGACGGTGAGCTTCCTTCAGGAGCTGGATGCCCGGCATCTGTCGTCCCGGCCCGTGCTGCTGGTGGGCACGTACCGGATGGATGAGACGGGAGAGTCGCTGCGCGCGGTGGTGGGCGCGCCGGATGCGGTGCGGGTGGAGGTGGGGCGGCTGGATGCGACCAGCGCGGGGAAGATGGTGCGCGGCATGCTGGCGCTGCGCGAGGTGCCTGGCCCCTTCGTGGACGCGCTGGTGCGGGAGACCAGCGGCAATCCGTTCTTCATCGCCGAATACCTGCGCGCCGCCATCGACGCGGGACTCCTCTTTCGCGCGCCGTCGGGAGAGTGGCTCTTCGAGGCCCAGGGCAGCGCGGGCAGCCGTCCCCTCCCCCTCCCCAGCAGCATCGCCGAGCTCATCGAGCGGCGGCTGGCCGACCTGGGCGCGGATGGGCGCACGCTGGCGGAGGTGGCCTCCGTGCTCGGGCGCGAACTGGATGGAGAGCTGCTGCTCGCCACCGCCGCGCTGCCGGAGAGCGCGGGGCTGGAGGCCGTGGAGGAGCTTCGCCGCCGGCAGGTCCTGGAGGAGTCCGGTGGAGGGCGGCTGCGCTTCGTTCACGACAAGCTGCGCGAGGTGGCCTACGCGCGCATCTCCACCGAGCGGCGCCGCTCACTGCATCACCGCTGCGCTGAAGGCCTGGAGCTGCGCGAAGCAGGAGCGGCCTCGAGCCATCTGCCGCATGCCGCGGGGCTCGCGCATCACTGGTCTCGCGCGGAGGTCCCCGACCGCGCCAGCCACTGGTTCGCACGTGCGGGTGACGCGGCGCGCGCGGCCTACGCGAACGGCGACGCCATCACCTTCTATGAAGCCGCCGTGCGCGAAGCCTCGGCGTCCGAGACGAACGCGCACGCGTCCCCCGCGAACGCGCCTCCGCTCGCCCTGGACATGGTCTGGGAAGGACTGGGCGAGGTGCTCGCACTCACCGGTCGACAGGACGATGCACGTCAGGCGTTTCAGGAAGCCCTGGCACGAATCGAGCAAAGCCAGCGCGTCCGTCGCGCCAACGTGCTCCGGAAGGTGGGCAAGTCCTTGCAGACTCACCATCAGAATGAGGAAGCGCTGCGCATCTACGCCCAGGCTCAAGCCGAGCTGGGCCCGATGCCAGACGATGTCTCCTCCACGCCCGGGCACGTCGAGGCCGCATGGTGGCATGAGTGGGTTCAACTTCAGGGTGAGCGAATCACCGTCCATTATTGGCTGGCGCAACTCGACGCGATGCGCGCGTTGGTCGAGGGCGTCCGCCCGGTGATGCGGGCCCATGGCACGCCGCTACAGCGTGCGCGTTTCTTCAACTCGCTGGTTCAGATGCAACTGCGCAGCGAGCGTTATCAAGCTTCAAAGGAAACCGTGGCCCACGCCCGGGCCTACGCGGAAGCCGCGCTGGAGTCAGAGGGGGACGCGGAGCATGCGGGAGCCCGGTGCGTGGTCGCCATGGTGTTGCTCTTCCATGGCGCCCTGGACGAAGCCCAGTCCTGGATGGAGGAGTCGCTGAAGGGAGCCGAGCGGCTGGGGGACGTGACGCTGCAGACACGCTGCCTCACGTACCTCACCGTCATCCTCCGGCTGCGCGGTCAGGTGAAGGCGGTGGACGAGTCCTCCGCGCGGAGCCTCGAGCTCGCGAGCCGCTCCGGCATGGCGGACTATGCGGGGGCCGCACATGCCCATCGCGCCTGGGTGGCGTGGAGGGCCCAGGACCGGGCCCAGGCTCGGGAGGAAGCCACGGAGGCGCTCCGCCTGTGGCAATCCCTCTCACTCGTCTATCCGTTTCAATGGCTGGCGCTCTGGCCCCTTCTGGCCGTGGAGCTGGAAGCAGGCCAGGTGCACGAGGCGCTGGAGCAGGCCCGCGCGATGCTCGCGCACCAGCAGCAGCGACTCCCGGATGAACTCACGCAGCCACTCCAAGCCGCGCTGGAGCACCCGGACGCACGGAGCGCACTGCTCCAGGCGAGCGACGTGGCGCGGCGGCTCGGTTACCTGTAG
- a CDS encoding sigma-54-dependent transcriptional regulator, with amino-acid sequence MAPDGGEWMHQEMPQLMSALRGAKDFETAAATTLKRMLAVAQDAVASSRYAARARVLRGIVHLRPGEAYRRLAALDVGSAEITDASVGTPFFTSATAWRAVVEHRCAVSIDVNVGTVQPHAPDAPVTGDPGLAGFHSNESRQRFLGRHATHVCVLPLRTPGGSIEGMISVEADCLAAMGQEFVWREAGDQLQLLADVAAPYLAGLPQRPVATPEVDEFLPVVGRSMAELLPILRVFALQDETILISGATGAGKSRLARWCHERSNRRAKPFETLDLVTVPEDLQMAELFGWKKGAFTGAVRDAPGSVARADGGTLFIDEIDKLSLKAQAGLLHLLESRSYRPLGEGTGERQADVRFIIGTNADLHAEVRAGRFREDLYYRVNVLPVRMPALQERQDEIPLWAQYMVNRRHRERSPEGSARVTQDAERLLVGGTWPGNLRQLDNIVRRAYTLAMVEHAVSGGELVLHEKHVARALDYEQAPGGKPLPEALRAAAQAFVAEARRRNAPLDLDLADAFRGLVLGVAIRQVGRDDGFKLLGRESLVKNRNHHKALKRELEKVEALYKALGEDASPFADLLSEDEAA; translated from the coding sequence ATGGCACCGGACGGAGGCGAGTGGATGCACCAGGAGATGCCGCAGCTCATGAGCGCGCTGCGGGGGGCGAAGGATTTCGAGACAGCAGCCGCCACCACGTTGAAGCGCATGTTGGCCGTGGCGCAGGACGCCGTTGCGTCCAGTCGGTACGCAGCCAGGGCCCGCGTGCTTCGCGGCATCGTCCATTTGCGCCCCGGTGAAGCCTATCGGCGCCTGGCCGCGCTGGATGTGGGTTCAGCCGAGATTACGGATGCCAGTGTGGGCACGCCGTTCTTCACGTCGGCCACGGCATGGCGGGCGGTGGTGGAGCACCGGTGCGCGGTGTCCATCGACGTGAACGTGGGCACTGTCCAGCCGCATGCGCCGGATGCGCCCGTGACGGGCGACCCGGGACTCGCGGGCTTCCACAGCAACGAGAGCCGTCAGCGCTTCCTGGGCCGGCATGCGACCCACGTTTGTGTGCTGCCCCTGCGCACGCCGGGCGGAAGCATCGAGGGGATGATCTCCGTGGAGGCGGACTGCCTGGCCGCGATGGGGCAGGAGTTCGTCTGGCGCGAGGCGGGGGATCAACTCCAACTGCTCGCGGACGTGGCCGCGCCGTACCTGGCGGGACTGCCGCAGCGGCCCGTGGCCACGCCGGAGGTGGACGAGTTCCTTCCCGTGGTGGGCCGCTCCATGGCGGAGCTGCTCCCCATCCTGCGGGTGTTCGCGCTGCAGGACGAGACCATCCTCATCAGCGGCGCGACGGGCGCGGGCAAGTCCCGGCTGGCGCGCTGGTGCCATGAGCGCTCCAACCGCCGGGCCAAGCCGTTCGAGACCTTGGACCTGGTGACGGTGCCCGAGGACCTCCAGATGGCGGAGCTCTTCGGCTGGAAGAAGGGCGCCTTCACGGGCGCGGTGCGCGACGCTCCCGGCAGCGTGGCGCGCGCGGACGGCGGCACGCTGTTCATCGACGAAATCGACAAGCTGTCGCTCAAGGCGCAGGCGGGGCTCCTGCATCTGTTGGAGTCCCGGAGCTACCGCCCGCTGGGAGAGGGCACCGGTGAGCGCCAGGCGGACGTGCGCTTCATCATCGGCACCAACGCGGACCTTCACGCCGAGGTGCGCGCGGGCCGCTTCCGCGAGGACCTCTACTACCGCGTCAACGTGCTGCCCGTGCGCATGCCGGCGCTGCAGGAGCGTCAGGACGAAATCCCGCTCTGGGCGCAGTACATGGTGAACCGCCGCCACCGCGAGCGCTCTCCCGAGGGCAGCGCGCGGGTGACGCAGGACGCGGAGCGGCTGCTCGTCGGGGGCACGTGGCCGGGCAACCTGCGGCAGCTCGACAACATCGTCCGCCGCGCCTACACGCTGGCCATGGTGGAGCACGCCGTCTCCGGTGGCGAGCTGGTGCTGCACGAGAAGCATGTCGCGCGGGCGCTCGACTACGAGCAGGCCCCCGGTGGCAAGCCGCTTCCGGAGGCGCTGCGTGCCGCCGCGCAGGCGTTCGTCGCGGAGGCGCGCCGTCGCAACGCGCCCCTGGACCTGGACCTGGCGGACGCGTTTCGGGGCCTGGTGCTGGGCGTGGCCATCCGCCAGGTGGGCCGCGATGATGGCTTCAAGCTGCTGGGCCGCGAGAGCCTGGTGAAGAACCGCAACCACCACAAGGCGCTCAAGCGCGAGTTGGAGAAGGTGGAGGCGCTCTACAAGGCCCTGGGCGAGGACGCATCGCCCTTCGCGGACCTGCTCTCGGAGGACGAAGCGGCCTGA
- a CDS encoding SDR family oxidoreductase, which yields MKLLSNSAIVTGGSQGIGLAIASRLMREGTSVLVFGRTESKVVEATERLQRESEGRARALPFVGDVCLAADVARAHEFATAQLGLPGILVNNAGSVSLSLLVDLPEEELDRLLGVNLKGPFLFMKTFARALIAEKRPGAIVNVSSLCQTVVTEGFAHYSASKAALAQLSRAAALELGRHGIRVNVVAPGAIHTPLAASFIDEPAMRRELLARTPLGRPHGLPDDVARVVTFLCAEESSWVTGESLDVDGGSHLRGMHSYWDTMNPPR from the coding sequence ATGAAGCTCCTCTCGAACAGCGCCATTGTGACGGGCGGCTCGCAGGGAATCGGTCTGGCCATCGCCTCGCGCCTCATGCGCGAGGGCACGAGTGTGCTCGTTTTCGGACGGACCGAGTCCAAGGTCGTCGAGGCCACTGAACGTCTCCAGCGCGAATCCGAGGGTCGCGCTCGAGCCCTCCCTTTCGTGGGGGACGTCTGTCTCGCGGCGGACGTGGCGCGAGCCCACGAGTTCGCCACGGCGCAGTTGGGACTGCCCGGCATCCTCGTGAACAACGCGGGCTCGGTGTCCTTGTCGTTGCTGGTGGACCTTCCCGAAGAGGAGCTGGACCGGCTGCTCGGGGTGAATCTGAAGGGGCCGTTCCTCTTCATGAAGACCTTCGCGCGCGCGCTCATCGCGGAGAAGCGGCCCGGCGCCATCGTGAATGTCTCATCGCTCTGCCAGACGGTGGTGACGGAGGGGTTCGCCCACTACTCCGCATCGAAGGCCGCGCTGGCCCAGCTCTCTCGTGCGGCGGCGCTGGAGTTGGGGCGCCATGGCATCCGCGTCAACGTCGTCGCGCCGGGCGCCATCCACACGCCCCTGGCCGCGTCCTTCATCGACGAGCCGGCGATGCGGCGTGAATTGCTCGCGCGCACTCCGCTGGGCCGGCCCCATGGTCTCCCGGATGACGTGGCGCGGGTCGTCACGTTCCTGTGCGCCGAGGAGTCCTCCTGGGTGACGGGAGAGAGCCTCGACGTGGATGGCGGCAGCCATCTGCGTGGGATGCACAGCTACTGGGACACGATGAATCCACCCCGGTAG